Proteins encoded together in one Eubalaena glacialis isolate mEubGla1 chromosome 7, mEubGla1.1.hap2.+ XY, whole genome shotgun sequence window:
- the RPP40 gene encoding ribonuclease P protein subunit p40 translates to MPAGKGRGESNPGRACVEKTMAMLCRLREVPRHLLVCEKSNFGHDKSRHRHLVETHYHNYRVSFLIPECGILSKELKDLVMDSGPYYFVKDLPLHELIAHEFINTFVKKGACYALTYNTNIDEDNTVALLPNGKLILSLDKDTYEETGLQGRPSQYSGRKAMKFIVSIDLMDLSSKLDSKKYERISWAFKEKKPLKFDFLLAWHQTGAERSTMMSYFSNYRIQERQPEIVLRTVTDVPCPVLQSGELRGKPEAACSAQELFEWLGAVFSNAALDNEPDNFISTCCCPQPSTVVAKAYLCTITGFILPEKIRLLLEQLCRYFDEPKLAPWVTLSVQGFADSPVSWRENEHGFRKGGEHLYNFVVFSNRDYWLQLAVGANDDCPP, encoded by the exons ATGCCCgcggggaaggggcggggcgAGTCGAACCCCGGCAGGGCCTGCGTGGAGAAGACCATGGCCATGCTGTGTCGGCTGCGAGAGGTGCCCCGGCACTTGCTGGTCTGCGAAAAGTCCAACTTCGGCCACGACAAGTCGCGCCACCGGCACCTCGTGGAGACGCACTATCACAACTACAGG GTTTCATTTCTGATTCCTGAATGTGGGATACtatcaaaagaactgaaagaccTGGTCATGGACTCTGGACCCTATTACTTTGTGAAGGATTTACCTCTTCATGAGTTAATCGCACACGAATTCATCAATACTTTTGTCAAGAAAG GTGCGTGCTATGCACTAACGTACAACACAAATATTGACGAGGATAATACTGTGGCCCTGCTACCAAACG GGAAATTAATTTTATCACTGGATAAAGACACTTATGAAGAAACTGGACTTCAAGGTCGTCCATCCCAGTATTCTGGCAGGAAAGCCATGAAATTTA ttgtttccattgaTTTGATGGATTTATCCTCTAAACTGGACTCTAAGAAGTATGAAAGAATATCTTGggctttcaaagaaaagaaaccattgaaatttgattttcttttggcGTGGCATCAAACAG GTGCAGAACGATCAACGATGATGTCGTACTTTTCCAATTACCGGATTCAGGAGCGTCAGCCAGAAATAGTGCTGCGCACGGTGACAGATGTGCCGTGCCCAGTGCTGCAGAGCGGCGAGCTCCGGGGCAAGCCGGAGGCGGCCTGCAGCGCCCAGGAGCTCTTCGAGTGGCTGGGCGCCGTCTTCAGTAACGCTGCGCT AGATAATGAGCCGGATAATTTCATATCAACCTGCTGCTGTCCTCAGCCGAGCACGGTGGTGGCGAAAGCTTACTTGTGTACAATCACTGGTTTCATCCTTCCAGAGAAGATACGTCTCCTGTTGGAACAGCTGTG TCGCTACTTTGATGAACCAAAGTTGGCCCCGTGGGTGACGTTGTCGGTTCAAGGCTTTGCAGACAGCCCTGTTTCCTGGAGAGAAAACGAACACGGTTTCCGAAAAGGAGGAGAACATTTGTACAACTTTGTGGTTTTTAGCAATCGGGACTATTGGCTTCAGTTGGCTGTTGGGGCAAATGATGACTGTCCACCGTAA